TCTTAACCAAAAGCCCACCCGTGTCCGACTCTTGCTGAACCGATACACAATAAAATCAGCATCGACAAGCTGAGGCGTTTCTGATATTCGAGCACCAGTTGACTCGAATCATTCGGGATTTTAATGTTCCAGACAGGAAATAATCCCTGACACTTAATAAAAATATTACAGCAAAATATGTCACCCGCGTTAATCCACTATTATTATTTTTTTTGGCTAATTCTATCAGGAAAATAGTGGTAAGAGCGCTCGCGTGGAACAGGGCAGTTCGCACCGCGACTATTAAGACGGCGCCATCGAGGCAACAAGTTCATCAAAATAAGCGGTCAGGCTCTGATCGGGAGAGATGGCAAGTTCCTGCTGAAGCCGTTTCTCATAAGCTCGGTAGGTTTGAAACGCCCGATAAATTTCTCCCTTTTTGACCCGCGCAACCATCATCGCTTGAACCCCTTCACCCCACAATGAGTCGAGCTGAAGGCCTCGTTCGAGCACCGGGACGGCTTCTGCCGCTCTTCCCTTCTCGATCAGGAAGCGGGCCAGCGCGACCGATATTTCGAGGAATTTCTGAAGCAGCCGCTCGCGGTACTCAACCGCATATGATTCGAACCGCTCTTCCGGCAACAGGTCACCGCGATACATGGCAATCGCCCTCCTGAGAACGGATTCCTGATCCTGTGATCGGATAGAATCTGTCGCGCTGTGAAATCCCGCCTTTATAAGAAGGTCCTCGAATTCGATTGTATCCACGGTGGAACCTTCCGGCATGTCCAGGCTGTAATGTCCGTTTGAAAAGATAATATACGATTTGCCCTTCGGGTCATGATGCGGATCCAATGCCCGCCGCAGATCCTTCACGCAGGTCTGAAGAATAGGCTTACTCTTTGCCGGATTGCTGTTAGGCCACAGTGTTTCAAGAATCACTTCCTCATGAACAGGCCCGCATCGTTCAATAAGCAGGAGTTGCAAAAGCTGTCGCGACTTTCTGCGACCAAATGTCACCCCTCTGCTAGCCGCTACAACGGAAAATCCACCCAGCATTCTGATATATAGCGGCGGAAGCGGGATTGTTTGGTTCATTTCATGATAACGATGAGCGGCGGCAGCGACGAGCTTGTTTCCATGTTTCATGAAACGGATTGACGTGCGGACTAGGCCGCGAACATGCAGCTCTGCAGCGGCGATGAACAGATTATGTAATTCAATGGGAGTAAGACCTCTGGATTCCAGCTCCCTGTTGAAAACCGACGATAGGTCAATCTGATGATCACTTTTGAGCAGAAGATAAGCTGAGTCGGTATATATTCCGTACCTGACCGATTTCACGATAACGAATGATGAGATTAAATCGTCAGCCATAGGGTAAGAAAACCAGCGCAGCAGGTTCAACTGATGTAATCCGGCGCGCAAAAATTTCCTGGCCAAGGCATATTTTCCGCTGCCATCGGCCGCGAGTGCCAACATAAAATTGGTTGTTATTCTCCAGGCATGTGAGCCGGTGGTTATGGCCAGCTTATTGAGGTCGATGGCCGTTTTCCGCAACAAGTACCATTTATAGCTCATAGCAGCCTGCATCGCTCCCCGACCCAGCCATATGAGTCGTTGCTCTGTCCGAGTGCCAAGAGATGAAGTATCCGTAAGGTGAGGTCTAAGGCTATCGCCCTTGAGAAGATAGAAATAATCAAGCCACAGAGCGGTAACGATCCGTTCTCGCTCATCGTACTCTAAAGCCTTGTCATATGAATAATTGAGATGTGCAATTGCCTCCTCGGATTCGCCCAAATACCAGCATGCGACTCCGCGGTTTCGGCCAGCGTACATTTCAACCCCGCGATTATCTATGCCATGCAGACGCTGCATTTGCAGGGCCCGCTCGGCGGATTCACGCGCTTTCTTGTAATCCCCACGGGATAGGTGTAATTCGGAAATATTGACGAGCACCATCGGCATAATAGTGAA
This window of the Candidatus Zixiibacteriota bacterium genome carries:
- a CDS encoding BTAD domain-containing putative transcriptional regulator, with protein sequence GDFVTLGNLWIHYHWALLHLSPATDYGSTRRDWRALERRCGNPAKSIEASVHVVLSLAAHQELREDKAIEHSQICLSMLNEMQFDYRMTVKSNIALFTHFQGKSKEALSQFQEILVECERKGAFTIMPMVLVNISELHLSRGDYKKARESAERALQMQRLHGIDNRGVEMYAGRNRGVACWYLGESEEAIAHLNYSYDKALEYDERERIVTALWLDYFYLLKGDSLRPHLTDTSSLGTRTEQRLIWLGRGAMQAAMSYKWYLLRKTAIDLNKLAITTGSHAWRITTNFMLALAADGSGKYALARKFLRAGLHQLNLLRWFSYPMADDLISSFVIVKSVRYGIYTDSAYLLLKSDHQIDLSSVFNRELESRGLTPIELHNLFIAAAELHVRGLVRTSIRFMKHGNKLVAAAAHRYHEMNQTIPLPPLYIRMLGGFSVVAASRGVTFGRRKSRQLLQLLLIERCGPVHEEVILETLWPNSNPAKSKPILQTCVKDLRRALDPHHDPKGKSYIIFSNGHYSLDMPEGSTVDTIEFEDLLIKAGFHSATDSIRSQDQESVLRRAIAMYRGDLLPEERFESYAVEYRERLLQKFLEISVALARFLIEKGRAAEAVPVLERGLQLDSLWGEGVQAMMVARVKKGEIYRAFQTYRAYEKRLQQELAISPDQSLTAYFDELVASMAPS